From a single Leopardus geoffroyi isolate Oge1 chromosome E1, O.geoffroyi_Oge1_pat1.0, whole genome shotgun sequence genomic region:
- the DHRS13 gene encoding dehydrogenase/reductase SDR family member 13 isoform X1, whose amino-acid sequence MEALLLGAGLLLGAYVLVYYNLVKAPPCGGIASLRGRTAVVTGANSGIGKMTALELARRGARVVLACRSRERGEAAAFDLRQESGNNEVIFMALDLASLASVRAFATAFLSSEPRLDILIHNAAPAPGISSCGRTHEPFNLLLRVNHIGPFLLTHLLLPRLKTCTPSRVVVVSSAAHRRGHLDFTRLDRPVVGWQQELRAYADSKLANVLFARELATQLEGTGVTCYAAHPGPVNSELFLRHVPGWLSPLLRPLAWLVLRTPRGGAQTPLYCALQEGIEPLSGRYFANCHVEEVPPAARDDRAAHRLWEASKRLAGLGPGQDAEPHEDPQPEDPGTPSSRSSPLSEEPTVSEPHPIPHNSPDLSKVTHRIQVKTEPEP is encoded by the exons ATGGAGGCGCTGCTGCTGGGCGCGGGGTTGCTGCTGGGCGCCTACGTGCTTGTCTATTACAACCTCGTGAAGGCCCCGCCCTGCGGTGGCATAGCCAGCCTGCGCGGCCGCACGGCTGTGGTCACGG GCGCCAACAGCGGCATCGGGAAGATGACGGCGCTGGAGCTGGCGCGCCGGGGAGCGCGCGTGGTGCTGGCCTGCCGGAGCCGGGAACGTGGTGAGGCGGCGGCCTTCGACCTCCGCCag GAGAGTGGGAACAATGAGGTCATCTTCATGGCCTTGGACTTGGCCAGTCTGGCCTCCGTGCGGGCCTTTGCTACTGCCTTCCTGAGCTCTGAGCCACGGCTGGACATCCTCATCCACAATGCCG CCCCCGCCCCAGGGATCAGTTCCTGTGGCCGGACCCACGAGCCATTTAACCTGCTGCTGCGAGTGAACCACATTGGCCCCTTCTTGCTGACACATCTACTGCTGCCGCGGCTGAAGACATGCACCCCCAGTCGCGTGGTGGTGGTATCCTCAGCCGCCCACCGGCGAGGGCACCTTGACTTCACACGCCTGGACCGCCCAGTGGTGGGCTGGCAGCAGGAGCTGCGGGCATATGCCGACAGTAAGCTGGCCAACGTGTTATTTGCCAGGGAGCTTGCCACTCAGCTTGAGGGTACTGGTGTCACCTGCTATGCGGCCCACCCAG GGCCTGTGAACTCAGAGCTATTCCTGCGCCACGTTCCTGGATGGCTGAGCCCACTTCTGCGCCCACTGGCTTGGCTGGTGCTGCGGACGCCAAGAGGGGGTGCCCAGACACCCCTGTACTGCGCTCTACAGGAGGGCATTGAACCTCTCAGTGGGAGATATTTTGCCAATTGCCATGTAGAGGAGGTGCCCCCAGCCGCCCGGGATGATCGTGCGGCCCACCGGCTGTGGGAGGCCAGTAAAAGGCTGGCAGGGCTTGGGCCTGGCCAGGATGCCGAACCTCATGAAGACCCCCAGCCTGAGGACCCAGGGACCCCATCTTCCCGGAGCAGCCCCCTCTCTGAGGAGCCCACAGTTTCTGAACCCCATCCCATCCCTCACAATTCACCagacttgtctaaggtcacacaccGAATTCAGGTTAAAACTGAACCTGAGCCCTAA
- the DHRS13 gene encoding dehydrogenase/reductase SDR family member 13 isoform X2, which produces MEALLLGAGLLLGAYVLVYYNLVKAPPCGGIASLRGRTAVVTGANSGIGKMTALELARRGARVVLACRSRERGEAAAFDLRQESGNNEVIFMALDLASLASVRAFATAFLSSEPRLDILIHNAGISSCGRTHEPFNLLLRVNHIGPFLLTHLLLPRLKTCTPSRVVVVSSAAHRRGHLDFTRLDRPVVGWQQELRAYADSKLANVLFARELATQLEGTGVTCYAAHPGPVNSELFLRHVPGWLSPLLRPLAWLVLRTPRGGAQTPLYCALQEGIEPLSGRYFANCHVEEVPPAARDDRAAHRLWEASKRLAGLGPGQDAEPHEDPQPEDPGTPSSRSSPLSEEPTVSEPHPIPHNSPDLSKVTHRIQVKTEPEP; this is translated from the exons ATGGAGGCGCTGCTGCTGGGCGCGGGGTTGCTGCTGGGCGCCTACGTGCTTGTCTATTACAACCTCGTGAAGGCCCCGCCCTGCGGTGGCATAGCCAGCCTGCGCGGCCGCACGGCTGTGGTCACGG GCGCCAACAGCGGCATCGGGAAGATGACGGCGCTGGAGCTGGCGCGCCGGGGAGCGCGCGTGGTGCTGGCCTGCCGGAGCCGGGAACGTGGTGAGGCGGCGGCCTTCGACCTCCGCCag GAGAGTGGGAACAATGAGGTCATCTTCATGGCCTTGGACTTGGCCAGTCTGGCCTCCGTGCGGGCCTTTGCTACTGCCTTCCTGAGCTCTGAGCCACGGCTGGACATCCTCATCCACAATGCCG GGATCAGTTCCTGTGGCCGGACCCACGAGCCATTTAACCTGCTGCTGCGAGTGAACCACATTGGCCCCTTCTTGCTGACACATCTACTGCTGCCGCGGCTGAAGACATGCACCCCCAGTCGCGTGGTGGTGGTATCCTCAGCCGCCCACCGGCGAGGGCACCTTGACTTCACACGCCTGGACCGCCCAGTGGTGGGCTGGCAGCAGGAGCTGCGGGCATATGCCGACAGTAAGCTGGCCAACGTGTTATTTGCCAGGGAGCTTGCCACTCAGCTTGAGGGTACTGGTGTCACCTGCTATGCGGCCCACCCAG GGCCTGTGAACTCAGAGCTATTCCTGCGCCACGTTCCTGGATGGCTGAGCCCACTTCTGCGCCCACTGGCTTGGCTGGTGCTGCGGACGCCAAGAGGGGGTGCCCAGACACCCCTGTACTGCGCTCTACAGGAGGGCATTGAACCTCTCAGTGGGAGATATTTTGCCAATTGCCATGTAGAGGAGGTGCCCCCAGCCGCCCGGGATGATCGTGCGGCCCACCGGCTGTGGGAGGCCAGTAAAAGGCTGGCAGGGCTTGGGCCTGGCCAGGATGCCGAACCTCATGAAGACCCCCAGCCTGAGGACCCAGGGACCCCATCTTCCCGGAGCAGCCCCCTCTCTGAGGAGCCCACAGTTTCTGAACCCCATCCCATCCCTCACAATTCACCagacttgtctaaggtcacacaccGAATTCAGGTTAAAACTGAACCTGAGCCCTAA
- the FLOT2 gene encoding flotillin-2 isoform X1 — translation MGNCHTVGPNEALVVSGGCCGSDYKQYVFGGWAWAWWCISDTQRISLEIMTLQPRCEDVETAEGVALTVTGVAQVKIMTEKELLAVACEQFLGKNVQDIKNVVLQTLEGHLRSILGTLTVEQIYQDRDQFAKLVREVAAPDVGRMGIEILSFTIKDVYDKVDYLSSLGKTQTAVVQRDADIGVAEAERDAGIREAECKKEMLDVKFMADTKIADSKRAFELQKSAFSEEVNIKTAEAQLAYELQGAREQQKIRQEEIEIEVVQRKKQIAVEAQEILRTDKELIATVRCPAEAEAHRIQQIAEGEKVKQVLLAQAEAEKIRKIGEAEAAVIEAMGTAEAERMKLKAEAYQKYGDAAKMALVLEALPQIAAKIAAPLTKVDEIVVLSGDNSKVTSEVNRLLAELPASVHALTGMDLSKIPLIKKATGAQA, via the exons ATGGGCAATTGCCACACGGTGGGGCCCAACGAGGCGCTGGTGGTTTCAG GGGGCTGTTGTGGTTCTGACTATAAACAGTACGTGTTTGGcggctgggcctgggcctggtgGTGTATCTCCGACACTCAGAG GATTTCCCTAGAGATTATGACGTTGCAGCCCCGCTGCGAGGACGTAGAGACGGCCGAGGGGGTAGCTTTAACTGTGACGGGTGTCGCCCAG GTGAAGATCATGACGGAGAAGGAGCTCCTGGCAGTGGCCTGCGAGCAGTTTCTGGGCAAGAACGTGCAGGACATCAAGAACGTCGTCCTGCAGACCCTGGAGGGACACCTGCGCTCCATCCTTG GGACCCTCACCGTGGAGCAGATTTATCAGGACCGGGATCAGTTTGCCAAGCTGGTGCGGGAGGTGGCGGCCCCTGATGTCGGCCGCATGGGCATCGAGATCCTCAGCTTCACCATCAAG gacGTGTATGACAAAGTGGACTATCTAAGCTCCTTGGGCAAGACACAGACTGCCGTGGTACAGAGAGATGCCGACATTGGGGTGGCCGAGGCTGAGCGAGACGCAGGCATCCGG GAAGCCGAGTGCAAGAAGGAGATGCTGGATGTGAAGTTCATGGCAGACACCAAGATCGCCGACTCCAAGCGAGCCTTCGAGCTACAAAAGTCAGCTTTCAGTGAGGAGGTCAACATCAAG ACAGCTGAGGCCCAGCTGGCCTATGAGCTACAAGGAGCCCGTGAGCAGCAGAAGATCCGGCAGGAAGAGATTGAGATTGAGGTTGTACAGCGCAAGAAGCAGATCGCAGTGGAGGCACAGGAGATCCTGCGCACAGATAAGGAGCTCATTGCCACAGTGCGCTGTCCTGCCGAGGCTGAGGCCCACCGCATACAGCAGATCGCCGAGGGTGAAAA GGTGAAGCAGGTCCTCTTAGCACAGGCGGAGGCTGAGAAAATCCGCAAAATCGGGGAGGCGGAGGCAGCAGTCATCGAGGCGATGGGCACGGCAGAAGCTGAGCGGATGAAGCTCAAGGCTGAGGCCTACCAGAAATATGGGGATGCAGCCAAGATGGCCTTGGTGCTGGAGGCCCTGCCCCAG ATTGCTGCCAAAATCGCCGCCCCGCTGACCAAAGTCGATGAGATTGTGGTCCTCAGTGGGGACAACAGCAAAGTGACATCGGAGGTAAACCGACTGCTGGCCGAGCTGCCGGCCTCTGTGCACGCCCTCACAGGCATGGACCTCTCTAAG ATACCCCTGATCAAGAAGGCCACCGGCGCACAGGCGTGA
- the FLOT2 gene encoding flotillin-2 isoform X2: MGNCHTVGPNEALVVSGGCCGSDYKQYVFGGWAWAWWCISDTQRLSLEVMTILCRCENIETSEGVPLFVTGVAQVKIMTEKELLAVACEQFLGKNVQDIKNVVLQTLEGHLRSILGTLTVEQIYQDRDQFAKLVREVAAPDVGRMGIEILSFTIKDVYDKVDYLSSLGKTQTAVVQRDADIGVAEAERDAGIREAECKKEMLDVKFMADTKIADSKRAFELQKSAFSEEVNIKTAEAQLAYELQGAREQQKIRQEEIEIEVVQRKKQIAVEAQEILRTDKELIATVRCPAEAEAHRIQQIAEGEKVKQVLLAQAEAEKIRKIGEAEAAVIEAMGTAEAERMKLKAEAYQKYGDAAKMALVLEALPQIAAKIAAPLTKVDEIVVLSGDNSKVTSEVNRLLAELPASVHALTGMDLSKIPLIKKATGAQA, translated from the exons ATGGGCAATTGCCACACGGTGGGGCCCAACGAGGCGCTGGTGGTTTCAG GGGGCTGTTGTGGTTCTGACTATAAACAGTACGTGTTTGGcggctgggcctgggcctggtgGTGTATCTCCGACACTCAGAG ACTGTCTCTGGAGGTTATGACCATCCTGTGTCGCTGTGAGAATATTGAGACGTCGGAGGGGGTCCCGCTATTCGTAACAGGGGTTGCACAG GTGAAGATCATGACGGAGAAGGAGCTCCTGGCAGTGGCCTGCGAGCAGTTTCTGGGCAAGAACGTGCAGGACATCAAGAACGTCGTCCTGCAGACCCTGGAGGGACACCTGCGCTCCATCCTTG GGACCCTCACCGTGGAGCAGATTTATCAGGACCGGGATCAGTTTGCCAAGCTGGTGCGGGAGGTGGCGGCCCCTGATGTCGGCCGCATGGGCATCGAGATCCTCAGCTTCACCATCAAG gacGTGTATGACAAAGTGGACTATCTAAGCTCCTTGGGCAAGACACAGACTGCCGTGGTACAGAGAGATGCCGACATTGGGGTGGCCGAGGCTGAGCGAGACGCAGGCATCCGG GAAGCCGAGTGCAAGAAGGAGATGCTGGATGTGAAGTTCATGGCAGACACCAAGATCGCCGACTCCAAGCGAGCCTTCGAGCTACAAAAGTCAGCTTTCAGTGAGGAGGTCAACATCAAG ACAGCTGAGGCCCAGCTGGCCTATGAGCTACAAGGAGCCCGTGAGCAGCAGAAGATCCGGCAGGAAGAGATTGAGATTGAGGTTGTACAGCGCAAGAAGCAGATCGCAGTGGAGGCACAGGAGATCCTGCGCACAGATAAGGAGCTCATTGCCACAGTGCGCTGTCCTGCCGAGGCTGAGGCCCACCGCATACAGCAGATCGCCGAGGGTGAAAA GGTGAAGCAGGTCCTCTTAGCACAGGCGGAGGCTGAGAAAATCCGCAAAATCGGGGAGGCGGAGGCAGCAGTCATCGAGGCGATGGGCACGGCAGAAGCTGAGCGGATGAAGCTCAAGGCTGAGGCCTACCAGAAATATGGGGATGCAGCCAAGATGGCCTTGGTGCTGGAGGCCCTGCCCCAG ATTGCTGCCAAAATCGCCGCCCCGCTGACCAAAGTCGATGAGATTGTGGTCCTCAGTGGGGACAACAGCAAAGTGACATCGGAGGTAAACCGACTGCTGGCCGAGCTGCCGGCCTCTGTGCACGCCCTCACAGGCATGGACCTCTCTAAG ATACCCCTGATCAAGAAGGCCACCGGCGCACAGGCGTGA
- the FLOT2 gene encoding flotillin-2 isoform X3 yields the protein MTLQPRCEDVETAEGVALTVTGVAQVKIMTEKELLAVACEQFLGKNVQDIKNVVLQTLEGHLRSILGTLTVEQIYQDRDQFAKLVREVAAPDVGRMGIEILSFTIKDVYDKVDYLSSLGKTQTAVVQRDADIGVAEAERDAGIREAECKKEMLDVKFMADTKIADSKRAFELQKSAFSEEVNIKTAEAQLAYELQGAREQQKIRQEEIEIEVVQRKKQIAVEAQEILRTDKELIATVRCPAEAEAHRIQQIAEGEKVKQVLLAQAEAEKIRKIGEAEAAVIEAMGTAEAERMKLKAEAYQKYGDAAKMALVLEALPQIAAKIAAPLTKVDEIVVLSGDNSKVTSEVNRLLAELPASVHALTGMDLSKIPLIKKATGAQA from the exons ATGACGTTGCAGCCCCGCTGCGAGGACGTAGAGACGGCCGAGGGGGTAGCTTTAACTGTGACGGGTGTCGCCCAG GTGAAGATCATGACGGAGAAGGAGCTCCTGGCAGTGGCCTGCGAGCAGTTTCTGGGCAAGAACGTGCAGGACATCAAGAACGTCGTCCTGCAGACCCTGGAGGGACACCTGCGCTCCATCCTTG GGACCCTCACCGTGGAGCAGATTTATCAGGACCGGGATCAGTTTGCCAAGCTGGTGCGGGAGGTGGCGGCCCCTGATGTCGGCCGCATGGGCATCGAGATCCTCAGCTTCACCATCAAG gacGTGTATGACAAAGTGGACTATCTAAGCTCCTTGGGCAAGACACAGACTGCCGTGGTACAGAGAGATGCCGACATTGGGGTGGCCGAGGCTGAGCGAGACGCAGGCATCCGG GAAGCCGAGTGCAAGAAGGAGATGCTGGATGTGAAGTTCATGGCAGACACCAAGATCGCCGACTCCAAGCGAGCCTTCGAGCTACAAAAGTCAGCTTTCAGTGAGGAGGTCAACATCAAG ACAGCTGAGGCCCAGCTGGCCTATGAGCTACAAGGAGCCCGTGAGCAGCAGAAGATCCGGCAGGAAGAGATTGAGATTGAGGTTGTACAGCGCAAGAAGCAGATCGCAGTGGAGGCACAGGAGATCCTGCGCACAGATAAGGAGCTCATTGCCACAGTGCGCTGTCCTGCCGAGGCTGAGGCCCACCGCATACAGCAGATCGCCGAGGGTGAAAA GGTGAAGCAGGTCCTCTTAGCACAGGCGGAGGCTGAGAAAATCCGCAAAATCGGGGAGGCGGAGGCAGCAGTCATCGAGGCGATGGGCACGGCAGAAGCTGAGCGGATGAAGCTCAAGGCTGAGGCCTACCAGAAATATGGGGATGCAGCCAAGATGGCCTTGGTGCTGGAGGCCCTGCCCCAG ATTGCTGCCAAAATCGCCGCCCCGCTGACCAAAGTCGATGAGATTGTGGTCCTCAGTGGGGACAACAGCAAAGTGACATCGGAGGTAAACCGACTGCTGGCCGAGCTGCCGGCCTCTGTGCACGCCCTCACAGGCATGGACCTCTCTAAG ATACCCCTGATCAAGAAGGCCACCGGCGCACAGGCGTGA
- the FLOT2 gene encoding flotillin-2 isoform X4 — MTEKELLAVACEQFLGKNVQDIKNVVLQTLEGHLRSILGTLTVEQIYQDRDQFAKLVREVAAPDVGRMGIEILSFTIKDVYDKVDYLSSLGKTQTAVVQRDADIGVAEAERDAGIREAECKKEMLDVKFMADTKIADSKRAFELQKSAFSEEVNIKTAEAQLAYELQGAREQQKIRQEEIEIEVVQRKKQIAVEAQEILRTDKELIATVRCPAEAEAHRIQQIAEGEKVKQVLLAQAEAEKIRKIGEAEAAVIEAMGTAEAERMKLKAEAYQKYGDAAKMALVLEALPQIAAKIAAPLTKVDEIVVLSGDNSKVTSEVNRLLAELPASVHALTGMDLSKIPLIKKATGAQA, encoded by the exons ATGACGGAGAAGGAGCTCCTGGCAGTGGCCTGCGAGCAGTTTCTGGGCAAGAACGTGCAGGACATCAAGAACGTCGTCCTGCAGACCCTGGAGGGACACCTGCGCTCCATCCTTG GGACCCTCACCGTGGAGCAGATTTATCAGGACCGGGATCAGTTTGCCAAGCTGGTGCGGGAGGTGGCGGCCCCTGATGTCGGCCGCATGGGCATCGAGATCCTCAGCTTCACCATCAAG gacGTGTATGACAAAGTGGACTATCTAAGCTCCTTGGGCAAGACACAGACTGCCGTGGTACAGAGAGATGCCGACATTGGGGTGGCCGAGGCTGAGCGAGACGCAGGCATCCGG GAAGCCGAGTGCAAGAAGGAGATGCTGGATGTGAAGTTCATGGCAGACACCAAGATCGCCGACTCCAAGCGAGCCTTCGAGCTACAAAAGTCAGCTTTCAGTGAGGAGGTCAACATCAAG ACAGCTGAGGCCCAGCTGGCCTATGAGCTACAAGGAGCCCGTGAGCAGCAGAAGATCCGGCAGGAAGAGATTGAGATTGAGGTTGTACAGCGCAAGAAGCAGATCGCAGTGGAGGCACAGGAGATCCTGCGCACAGATAAGGAGCTCATTGCCACAGTGCGCTGTCCTGCCGAGGCTGAGGCCCACCGCATACAGCAGATCGCCGAGGGTGAAAA GGTGAAGCAGGTCCTCTTAGCACAGGCGGAGGCTGAGAAAATCCGCAAAATCGGGGAGGCGGAGGCAGCAGTCATCGAGGCGATGGGCACGGCAGAAGCTGAGCGGATGAAGCTCAAGGCTGAGGCCTACCAGAAATATGGGGATGCAGCCAAGATGGCCTTGGTGCTGGAGGCCCTGCCCCAG ATTGCTGCCAAAATCGCCGCCCCGCTGACCAAAGTCGATGAGATTGTGGTCCTCAGTGGGGACAACAGCAAAGTGACATCGGAGGTAAACCGACTGCTGGCCGAGCTGCCGGCCTCTGTGCACGCCCTCACAGGCATGGACCTCTCTAAG ATACCCCTGATCAAGAAGGCCACCGGCGCACAGGCGTGA